Sequence from the Micropterus dolomieu isolate WLL.071019.BEF.003 ecotype Adirondacks unplaced genomic scaffold, ASM2129224v1 contig_12139, whole genome shotgun sequence genome:
catttaaataattatttaatcatttatgcACGACAGGTTCAGACTTCActacagaaagaaaatgttactCCTTCAGGAGGAGATGATATAATGAtgtcctcctccccctctttctcccccccaccttcctcctcctcctcctcctcctcctcctcctccccctcctctctgtaCAGCTCCTCCAGAGTTTGTGCAGTGGCCTCAGTCAGTCTCCagaccagcaggtggcagcgcCGTCTTCAGCTGCACGGCGTCCGGCGCCCCTGAACCTCACCTCATCTGGCTGAAGAACGGGAAGCTGCTGACGCCCAGCGGCAACGTCAAGCTCACCAATGGGAACACGTAAGAACACCGTCACACAAGGTTTCATTCTGACAGAAACAGCAGATTAAGAGGTTAAAGTTCAGTTTGTTCACACAAAGATCGGTTCCTCTCAAAGGTTCTTGAAGAACTACAGTTACAACAGGAACTTCACCACTTGTTCTAATGTTCTTCTCTAAAAAATGATCTGAAACACGTCATTGATGGATCAACATGATCACTGCGAGGTCCTGACTCACTGGCCTCTTCTTCTGTGGTCTCTTCATCCAACACAGTTTTATAACTGTTCGGTGTAACTTTACTTTGATCATCAGAGTATCTCAGCTGAAAGCAGCTACATGTGCTCTCAGTATTACTATATCAACTTATATGAATATATCACTGTTGTTATGTGTAATAATAAGagtctttatttgtagagcacttttgtGTAATCAGCTGTTAGAGGCTGTTAGTGACATTACCTGCAGGAAAAGGCCCACTTTAAtctgtaaaacacatttaacacaaaTGAAATCATCACAAACTAACTGCCAGATATTGGACCTGGAGCCTCCGGGGCCCCTGGAGCCTGTCCTGCACAGACTGAGTagctcctctctgtctccacctgcagGACTCTCGCCATCACCCGTATCACCCCCGAGGACGAGGCCATCTATCAGTGCATAGCAGAGAACAGCGCCGGCACCAACCAGGCCAGCGCCCGCCTCGCCATCAGCCAGGGGGCCGATCTACCCGAGGCCCCCGCTGGCCTCAAGGCCATGGCCCTCAGCTCCACCATTATGCAGCTGACCTGGGAACAGCCAACAGAGGCCGTCAGCCAGCAGATTATAGGATATGTCCTGCACATCAGACGACTGGGGGGTAAGGAACTGAAATGAGCCGACAACGTGAGATTAGCAGtaatctgtctttctttctaagTAATCTTTGATCTCTGACCTCCTCAGAGCCGGACAGCGCAGAGCTGCAGGAGGCAGTCAGTAAGACCACCTTCAGACACGAGGTTAACAACCTGGAAGCTGCCACCACTTACTCCATCTACCTGAAGGCTTATTCTGCTCTGGGGGGAAGCCAGCAGTCCAACACCATCACCGCCACCACACATGGAGGCGGTAAGTCCACCTTAAACATCTTCACATTTTgagtccaaattgggccca
This genomic interval carries:
- the LOC123965982 gene encoding immunoglobulin superfamily DCC subclass member 3-like, whose product is GRSIGVEGVQVLGTGNLMISDATLQHSGVYVCSANRPGSRSRRTALGRLVVQAPPEFVQWPQSVSRPAGGSAVFSCTASGAPEPHLIWLKNGKLLTPSGNVKLTNGNTTLAITRITPEDEAIYQCIAENSAGTNQASARLAISQGADLPEAPAGLKAMALSSTIMQLTWEQPTEAVSQQIIGYVLHIRRLGEPDSAELQEAVSKTTFRHEVNNLEAATTYSIYLKAYSALGGSQQSNTITATTHGG